CATCACCCGCGAAACTGCAGTTCCTGTTCAAAATCAACTTCCTGCTGTTTCAGAAAGTCAGAAAACGGAGATTATGAACCAAGCAATCGAAAGACTGTTTGAAGAATATAAATCAAACAAGGCTTTTTTACCGCCTTTTAGCCACGTATTTCAAGAATTAGTCGAAAGAGGAGTTATCCCTTACCCGAATGAAAAATCATCGCCTAAACTCAAAGAATGGTATTCTGAAAAAAGACGATCAGCTCAGGAATTGGTCGAAAAAGAAATTCAAAACGAAATTTTAAATCCTGACCGTACTCAAAGTAAAACTGTTTTACAGCAAATCCTTTCTCAAGTACAACAAAGCGAACACGAGAAAATAGAGTTAAAACTCCAGCAAATCGTACTAGAGGGAGTATTCCAAAAGCGAATCAACGAAAATAAATCAATCGAGGATTGGCTTAAATAAAAAAACAAGAAAACTTATTGTTTAACACTATCCGAAACAAATCGGACAGATAATCTATTGTTTGAAATGAACACACAAAACGAGCCTAAATACTTCATCATTACAAAAGGTGAAGGCAGTAATAAAACATACTACAATGGAAAATATGATTACTTCAGTGATTTAGCAAATGCGACATACGCTACCACTAACAAAGAAGCACAAGCGATTATTACTGTTAGACAACTAATCGGGGCTAAAGTTGAGACGATTACAGAAAGTGAATTAGTTTATTCTAAAGCTAATGCAATGACTAAAATCACAATTATGTCTGCCTCGCTTAGTGTATTATTTGAGCATACACTCCCAAATCTTCCTATCAAAAGCCAAACTATGAAAGGTGCCTATAAACACCTAAAGCATGCATCAGAAGCAGTAAAAGGATTACTACCCGATTACAATCATTTTATCAAGCAAAAGGAAGAAGATGTCGATGATGTCCAAGGTTGTTTCGATGAACTTATACATGAAATCGCATCAATAAACTTTGTTGACTTGACCAATTTAACTGGCTTAATTCAAGCCTATAAAGAGGATGAAAAGTCAATGATAGGCATTGCGAGAAAAGTTTTGAAAGAAGCTGAACGTAAGAAGAAAGAAAAGGTTGCACAGAAGAACCAATTATCAATTTTAGATCAGATTTAGTTATGAATTATGGAACCTTACCTAAAGAAATCGGGACCATTCAGAATGGAATCGATGAGATGATGTTTTACCAGTACTTACCAATCAAAGGGAATGATACTTTTTGGATTGACCTTCCAAGTCAGTTAAATAATGATTTTTTACAAGAATTAATCACAATCGTAAATAATGACTTTATCAACCTTAGAGGTGCGCAAGAATTCAAAGAACACTACATCTATCTAACTGTAAAACACCTTTATGTTACTCATGGAAAAGGATTGAATCGCCCAGGCATTCATTCGGATGGATTTATGACAGATGATATAAATTACATATGGTCAAATGAACTTCCAACTGTTTTTTATTCAGGCGAATTTCCTAATGTTCCAATGGATGATGAGCTATCAATCAATTACTTTGAAGAGCAAAAACAGTATTGTGAAAGAGTAGTCTACCCAACAAACAACATCCTTCGCCTTGATCAATTCAATATTCATGAAACAAACACAATTGAGAAATTCAGCGGCTTAAGATGCTTTGTGAAAATTTCCTTTTCGAAGGACAAATATGATTTAAAAGGAAACGCTAAAAACAGTTGTATAACATCTGATTGGGAGTATAGAGAAAGAAGTCAAACAAGGAATATTCCACAAAAGATTTAGTTATGCAAAAATTAAAAGTTGGTTCCGACTTCTCTGGAGTTGGAGCCTTTGATCAAGCGTTATTAAGACTTGAAGTGGACTATGAAAGTGTATTTGCTTGTGACATGGATAGTAATGCTAGACATTCGTTTATTTTAAACTATGGTACTGAAAAGGATTTAGAATTGTTAACGCATCCATATGTTATATTTTGTAATAAAATGTATGGTTCATTTTCTAAGCATGGAAACTTTAAAAAGCAAACATATTCAGATGTTAAGAAACTCGCTAGAATACAAGACGAAGCTGCTCGCCTATTTTCTTTCTATTATCCATGGAATGTCAAGTATAGAAAAGAATCTGCCCCTCTAGATATTTATATGACTTCACCTCCTTGTCAGGCTTTTAGTTTAGCTGGGAAACGCAAAGGAGAGGAAGATAAAAGAGGGGTATTGTTTTATAATTCGCATGAGTTTATTCAAAAAAACAAACCGAGATACTTCATTTTTGAGAATGTGAAAGGACTACTTAGCGACGATGGAGGAAAAACCTTTCAACGTTGGATTGATTTTCTCGGGGGGAAATCTGTAAACGGCAACCCTGTTATTTTTCCTCATGAAGAATCAGTTCCATATCATATTTATTATAAAGTACTGAATGCCAAAAATTATGGGGTCCCTCAAAATCGCGAGCGGATTTTTATAGTTGGGATTCGTGATGATCAAGACAATAACTTTTCTTTTCCTGTTGAAATTGAACTTAAAAAAAGATTGAAGGATATTTTAGAAACTGATGTAGATGAGAAGTATTTCTTAAGTGATAAATTAATTGATTTTTTTATAAGTCATACAGAGAAACATAAACAAAAAGGTAATGGATTTAGTTTTAAGCCAAAAGACATTGAAAGTATAGGTCAAGCAGTAACGACTAAAGCAGGAACAAGGGTAGACGATAATTACATTTATGTAAAATCAGCCAATTCTAAAGGCTATGAAATAGCCGAAGAAGAAGAAGATTCTATAAACTTCGAACACCCAAACAGCGAAACAAGACGAGGAAGGGTTGGAAAAGGAGTTGCGCAAACACTTACCACAAGCTGTAATCAAGGTATTTACTCCAATCTTATGATAAGAAAATTAACACCTCGTGAATGCTTTAGGTTGATGGATTTCCCTGATTCATTCAAATGGAATGTTTCAGACTCTCAAGCCTATAAACAAGCTGGTAATAGTATAGTTGTAGCTGTCCTAGCTGCAATAATTCAAAAACTAAATTTAAATGAAATCAAAGTCTAAACACCCATCCTTAGAAACAGCTTTACTAATTGCAATGATAACAGCAATAGTAGTTTTGAATTACATCTTTTCTTAAAAAAAACATACCATGAAACATACCGAAGACAATTTTCTTCCTCAAGAGTTATTTGAGGAACTGCAAAACTATTGCCTAAACACAGATTTTCAACGAATCAAACTAGGCGAGAAGGAGTTCGATATTTTAGAAACTCCGAAGGAAATACTTCCCTATTTACAAGAGGAAGGACACGAACTAATTGTAACATTTATTAGGCAAGCGACACCCGATTTTGATACCGATTTGCGCATTCATGCAGACAACATCATCCAAGGCGAAAAAACAGCACTCGCCAAGGTATTATACATCAACCCAAAAGACGGAACTACTGAAAACGGAACAGCATTTTGGAAACACCATATTCACGGAGAAGAACTACCAGAAGATGTTACAAACGAAGAGTTTAATCGTTTGATTACAGAAGATGCAAACGATTGGGAGAAATGGAGTATTCAACAAATATTATTTAGTGAGCCAAATCGCTTAGTTACTTACAAATCAAACTTGTTTCACAGCAAGTTTCCCGCAAAAATTCACAACGGAAAACGCATTGTATTAGTTGCATTTTACAAGAAGTTCGAACACCAATTCAAAGAACTATCTATTGAAGAAGTAAACGAGAATCGTTCATCAGCATACGAATATTTAAACTTCGAGAAAGATGAGTAGAGAAATATTATTTGAATACGGATTTAAAAGCGTAAACGGTATAGTTAAAAAACAATACGGTTTACACGATATATCAAACATAAAAGAAAAATGTGATGTATGGAATGAATTACCACTAGTGTATATTAGGCAATACACTGGAAAAGAAGATAGAAACGGAGTTAAGATTTTCGAAGGTGATATTGATCAAGACGGAGCCATTGTAATGTTTTACAACAATGCTTTTCAAATGTGTTCAATAAAAGATGGAAAAGTAGTGCAAGCAATTCCTTTTTGGTGCTTTGATGATGATATGTATCCACAAATAGAAATAATCGGAAACATTCACGAAAAACAAAGCGTATGAAACTAACAGTAAAAGCAAAGAATGATTTTTTAAAATGGGCTAAAAAAAGATGTAACATTAAACTGCATGAATTAATAAAAATGGAAATGTGGTTTAGTATTCAAGACAATGCATTTAAGAACGCACTTATAATCGAATGGTTTGATTCAGTTGGCATTTGGAGCAACATAGTTAATGACATGCTTATAATTGATAAGGATTATTTTAAAAAATTTAATTGGCAAACAAATGTTGAACTATTAATTATTACAGCAAATGAAATATATAACGAAAAACAAGAGTAGTTATGAGTAAAACGCATTACGGCTGGAGCAATAGTTATGACCCATACGGGGAAGATATTCCCGATAAATATGCTTGTGGGTCAACTGTAGGTTATGATTATTCAGCCTCTACAATTAAGGCGGATATATCATGTAAGAAGTGTTTAAAGAAATTTGACGCATTCGTAAAGGAAACTAATGAGCATTTATTAATACAAGCTCAGCAAATGGGAGAAATGGCAGATTTTTTTATAGAACAAGAAAATAAAAAAAACAGTAAAGATGAGTAAAAATAAAGTACAAGACTTTAAAGAGTCTATTTCAGAAACAACAGCAAAAGATATAATCCTTGAAGAGTTAGACGAGCAAGGGCACCCAGTAATGGTTGAAGATGTTATTGTTTGGGCATTGGAGTACTATGCAGAAAACTTTGACAAAGGGCATCCAACAAGTGGAAAAGCAGTCGCCTACTATATGGTTGAAAGGATTAAAGAAGAAGAACAAAAAACAATTGACCGCGCAAGATGGTCTATAGAATAATTACAAACCCTATTAAAATCATGGCAATGTTTAATCTCTTTAAAAAAAAGCCCATTACATGTGATCATCCTGAAATAGAAACTAAAACTAAAGAAGTTATTCAAGTTATTCAAGGACTTATTAATTCAGATCGAGATGTAAACGAAACTCGTTATATCACATATGAAATAACAAAATGTGTTAAATGTGACAAAACTTTAAATACAAAAATAATTGATAAGAAAGTAAAATTAACTCCTCTTCATCAAATTATATTATTAATAAAATAACCCTATTAAAAATTTACCACAATGATTAATTTATTCAATACGCAGATTGAAACATTATCTGTACACCAAGTAAACAACAAAGCAAGAAACGAGGATGTTTTCTTAACTGAGAACCCTTATACGTTAAC
The window above is part of the Myroides odoratus DSM 2801 genome. Proteins encoded here:
- the dcm gene encoding DNA (cytosine-5-)-methyltransferase produces the protein MQKLKVGSDFSGVGAFDQALLRLEVDYESVFACDMDSNARHSFILNYGTEKDLELLTHPYVIFCNKMYGSFSKHGNFKKQTYSDVKKLARIQDEAARLFSFYYPWNVKYRKESAPLDIYMTSPPCQAFSLAGKRKGEEDKRGVLFYNSHEFIQKNKPRYFIFENVKGLLSDDGGKTFQRWIDFLGGKSVNGNPVIFPHEESVPYHIYYKVLNAKNYGVPQNRERIFIVGIRDDQDNNFSFPVEIELKKRLKDILETDVDEKYFLSDKLIDFFISHTEKHKQKGNGFSFKPKDIESIGQAVTTKAGTRVDDNYIYVKSANSKGYEIAEEEEDSINFEHPNSETRRGRVGKGVAQTLTTSCNQGIYSNLMIRKLTPRECFRLMDFPDSFKWNVSDSQAYKQAGNSIVVAVLAAIIQKLNLNEIKV
- a CDS encoding YopX family protein, which produces MSREILFEYGFKSVNGIVKKQYGLHDISNIKEKCDVWNELPLVYIRQYTGKEDRNGVKIFEGDIDQDGAIVMFYNNAFQMCSIKDGKVVQAIPFWCFDDDMYPQIEIIGNIHEKQSV